A portion of the Gasterosteus aculeatus chromosome 12, fGasAcu3.hap1.1, whole genome shotgun sequence genome contains these proteins:
- the znf710b gene encoding uncharacterized protein znf710b isoform X2, with the protein MARLVDIGTQTDPVVVLSLAQAAVLGLISQNEVFGATIAPNGFYTGEPKESPAPQVDGVDYEYADQLIGANGDYLGDNLGEDGQMQPSCSQRRWQQGPPQHPDTKMVGPDRHGLQGGDVSSSHVKGEVVNSGMPSCVHMLNNLAPRGGLVQVDPATLRSANKNCAECEREATSQPQANAHVHPPPPQVGHRGGEQGHRGLQSQRPMGGHGRGGREEDEEVDHQGNNMMKPTQQEEAISSYFQTSEVGSYDSAEMGMAGEYEDSSQNMMWTDGNAGAQHQQPPHPQPPRRHGGRRVDRLDINIQIDESYCVDVGDGLKRWKCRMCDKSYTSKYNLVTHILGHNGIKPHACPHCGKLFKQPSHLQTHLLTHQGTRPHKCTVCKKGFTQTSHLKRHMLQHTDVKPYSCRFCRRGFAYPSELRAHEVKHERGRCHVCSQCGMEFPTYAHLKRHQTSHQGPHTFQCTECNKSFAYRSQLQNHLLKHQSPRPYTCSQCGLEFVQLHHLRQHSLTHKGMKGHKCDVCSREFTLSANLKRHMLIHNSVRPFQCHVCFKSFIQKQTLKTHMIVHLPVKPFKCKVCGKSFNRMYNLLGHMHLHAGSKPFKCPYCTSKFNLKGNLSRHMKVKHGMDVSPEGQEVLPEMDGQGEYEGQNFGFTSQDNMDNGGSQNLTKLTTANIEDMEEYYNFGKDTSSYTTP; encoded by the exons ATGGCCAGGCTGGTGGACATAGGCACACAGACAGATCCAGTAGTCGTGCTGTCCCTGGCCCAGGCTGCCGTGCTAGGTCTCATCTCCCAGAATGAAGTGTTCGGCGCTACCATCGCACCCAACGGCTTCTACACCGGCGAACCCAAAGAGTCCCCCGCACCCCAAGTAGACGGAGTCGACTACGAGTACGCAGACCAGCTCATCGGAGCCAACGGAGATTACCTCGGAGACAACTTGGGCGAAGACGGACAGATGCAacccagctgcagtcagaggaggTGGCAGCAGGGGCCCCCTCAACATCCGGACACAAAAATGGTCGGCCCCGATCGTCATGGCCTTCAAGGCGGTGACGTGTCCTCTTCCCACGTGAAAGGGGAAGTGGTGAACTCTGGAATGCCCTCCTGTGTCCACATGCTTAACAATTTGGCTCCCAGAGGTGGTTTAGTGCAAGTGGATCCAGCCACTCTCAGGAGCGCCAACAAGAACTGTGCAGAGTGTGAGCGGGAAGCCACCAGCCAGCCGCAAGCCAACGCGCACGTTCACCCTCCGCCCCCACAGGTCGGTCACCGAGGCGGGGAGCAGGGCCACCGAGGACTGCAAAGCCAGCGCCCCATGGGGGGCCACGGCCGAGGTggcagggaggaggacgaggaggtagATCACCAGGGGAACAACATGATGAAGCCCACGCAGCAGGAGGAAGCCATCAGCAGCTACTTCCAGACCAGCGAAGTGGGCAGCTACGACTCGGCGGAAATGGGCATGGCGGGCGAGTACGAAGACAGCAGCCAGAATATGATGTGGACGGACGGGAACGCCGGGGCGCAGCACCAGCAGCCTCCGCACCCCCAGCCTCCCCGCCGGCACGGCGGCCGCAGGGTGGACCGGCTTGACATCAACATCCAGATTGACGAATCGTACTGCGTGGACGTGGGCGACGGCCTGAAGCGCTGGAAGTGCCGCATGTGCGACAAGTCGTACACCTCCAAGTACAACCTGGTCACGCACATCCTGGGCCACAACGGCATCAAGCCGCACGCCTGTCCCCACTGCGGGAAGCTCTTCAAGCAGCCCAGTCACCTTCAAACCCACCTGCTGACCCACCAAGGCACGCGACCCCACAAGTGCACCGTCTGCAAGAAGGGCTTCACCCAGACCAGCCACCTGAAGCGGCACATGCTCCAGCACACCGACGTGAAGCCCTACAGCTGCCGCTTCTGCCGCCGCGGCTTCGCCTACCCCAGCGAGCTGCGAGCCCACGAGGTGAAGCACGAGCGCGGCCGCTGCCACGTGTGCTCCCAGTGCGGCATGGAGTTCCCCACCTACGCGCACCTCAAACGCCACCAGACCAGCCACCAGGGCCCGCACACCTTCCAGTGCACCGAGTGCAACAAGTCGTTCGCCTACCGCAGCCAGCTCCAGAACCACCTGCTGAAGCACCAGAGCCCGAGGCCCTACACCTGCTCCCAGTGCGGCCTGGAGTTTGTGCAGCTCCACCACCTGCGTCAGCACTCGCTCACTCACAAG GGGATGAAAGGACACAAGTGTGACGTGTGTTCGCGGGAGTTCACCCTGTCCGCCAACCTGAAGAGGCACATGCTCATCCACAACAGCGTCAGACCCTTCCAGTGCCACGTCTGCTTTAAGAGCTTCATCCAGAAACAGACCCTCAAGACCCACATGATCGTCCACCTGCCCGTGAAGCCATTCAAGTGCAAG GTGTGCGGCAAGTCTTTCAACAGAATGTACAACCTGCTGGGCCACATGCATCTCCACGCCGGCAGCAAGCCCTTCAAGTGTCCGTACTGCACCAGCAAGTTCAACCTGAAGGGGAACCTCAGCAGGCACATGAAGGTCAAGCACGGAATGGACGTCTCACCGGAAGGACAAG aagttCTTCCAGAAATGGACGGCCAGGGGGAGTATGAAGGACAGAACTTCGGCTTTACCTCACAAGACAATATGGACAATGGCGGCTCCCAGAACCTCACTAAACTCACGACGGCAAACATAGAGGACATGGAGGAGTATTACAATTTCGGGAAGGATACAAGCAGCTACACGACACCGTGA
- the znf710b gene encoding uncharacterized protein znf710b isoform X1 has protein sequence MRSLKHLKPHSRRSVEEASRRLGRCEPKVMARLVDIGTQTDPVVVLSLAQAAVLGLISQNEVFGATIAPNGFYTGEPKESPAPQVDGVDYEYADQLIGANGDYLGDNLGEDGQMQPSCSQRRWQQGPPQHPDTKMVGPDRHGLQGGDVSSSHVKGEVVNSGMPSCVHMLNNLAPRGGLVQVDPATLRSANKNCAECEREATSQPQANAHVHPPPPQVGHRGGEQGHRGLQSQRPMGGHGRGGREEDEEVDHQGNNMMKPTQQEEAISSYFQTSEVGSYDSAEMGMAGEYEDSSQNMMWTDGNAGAQHQQPPHPQPPRRHGGRRVDRLDINIQIDESYCVDVGDGLKRWKCRMCDKSYTSKYNLVTHILGHNGIKPHACPHCGKLFKQPSHLQTHLLTHQGTRPHKCTVCKKGFTQTSHLKRHMLQHTDVKPYSCRFCRRGFAYPSELRAHEVKHERGRCHVCSQCGMEFPTYAHLKRHQTSHQGPHTFQCTECNKSFAYRSQLQNHLLKHQSPRPYTCSQCGLEFVQLHHLRQHSLTHKGMKGHKCDVCSREFTLSANLKRHMLIHNSVRPFQCHVCFKSFIQKQTLKTHMIVHLPVKPFKCKVCGKSFNRMYNLLGHMHLHAGSKPFKCPYCTSKFNLKGNLSRHMKVKHGMDVSPEGQEVLPEMDGQGEYEGQNFGFTSQDNMDNGGSQNLTKLTTANIEDMEEYYNFGKDTSSYTTP, from the exons ATGAGATCCTTAAAGCACCTGAAACCTCACAGCAGGAGGAGCGTG GAGGAGGCGAGCCGGCGCCTGGGTAGATGTGAGCCCAAGGTAATGGCCAGGCTGGTGGACATAGGCACACAGACAGATCCAGTAGTCGTGCTGTCCCTGGCCCAGGCTGCCGTGCTAGGTCTCATCTCCCAGAATGAAGTGTTCGGCGCTACCATCGCACCCAACGGCTTCTACACCGGCGAACCCAAAGAGTCCCCCGCACCCCAAGTAGACGGAGTCGACTACGAGTACGCAGACCAGCTCATCGGAGCCAACGGAGATTACCTCGGAGACAACTTGGGCGAAGACGGACAGATGCAacccagctgcagtcagaggaggTGGCAGCAGGGGCCCCCTCAACATCCGGACACAAAAATGGTCGGCCCCGATCGTCATGGCCTTCAAGGCGGTGACGTGTCCTCTTCCCACGTGAAAGGGGAAGTGGTGAACTCTGGAATGCCCTCCTGTGTCCACATGCTTAACAATTTGGCTCCCAGAGGTGGTTTAGTGCAAGTGGATCCAGCCACTCTCAGGAGCGCCAACAAGAACTGTGCAGAGTGTGAGCGGGAAGCCACCAGCCAGCCGCAAGCCAACGCGCACGTTCACCCTCCGCCCCCACAGGTCGGTCACCGAGGCGGGGAGCAGGGCCACCGAGGACTGCAAAGCCAGCGCCCCATGGGGGGCCACGGCCGAGGTggcagggaggaggacgaggaggtagATCACCAGGGGAACAACATGATGAAGCCCACGCAGCAGGAGGAAGCCATCAGCAGCTACTTCCAGACCAGCGAAGTGGGCAGCTACGACTCGGCGGAAATGGGCATGGCGGGCGAGTACGAAGACAGCAGCCAGAATATGATGTGGACGGACGGGAACGCCGGGGCGCAGCACCAGCAGCCTCCGCACCCCCAGCCTCCCCGCCGGCACGGCGGCCGCAGGGTGGACCGGCTTGACATCAACATCCAGATTGACGAATCGTACTGCGTGGACGTGGGCGACGGCCTGAAGCGCTGGAAGTGCCGCATGTGCGACAAGTCGTACACCTCCAAGTACAACCTGGTCACGCACATCCTGGGCCACAACGGCATCAAGCCGCACGCCTGTCCCCACTGCGGGAAGCTCTTCAAGCAGCCCAGTCACCTTCAAACCCACCTGCTGACCCACCAAGGCACGCGACCCCACAAGTGCACCGTCTGCAAGAAGGGCTTCACCCAGACCAGCCACCTGAAGCGGCACATGCTCCAGCACACCGACGTGAAGCCCTACAGCTGCCGCTTCTGCCGCCGCGGCTTCGCCTACCCCAGCGAGCTGCGAGCCCACGAGGTGAAGCACGAGCGCGGCCGCTGCCACGTGTGCTCCCAGTGCGGCATGGAGTTCCCCACCTACGCGCACCTCAAACGCCACCAGACCAGCCACCAGGGCCCGCACACCTTCCAGTGCACCGAGTGCAACAAGTCGTTCGCCTACCGCAGCCAGCTCCAGAACCACCTGCTGAAGCACCAGAGCCCGAGGCCCTACACCTGCTCCCAGTGCGGCCTGGAGTTTGTGCAGCTCCACCACCTGCGTCAGCACTCGCTCACTCACAAG GGGATGAAAGGACACAAGTGTGACGTGTGTTCGCGGGAGTTCACCCTGTCCGCCAACCTGAAGAGGCACATGCTCATCCACAACAGCGTCAGACCCTTCCAGTGCCACGTCTGCTTTAAGAGCTTCATCCAGAAACAGACCCTCAAGACCCACATGATCGTCCACCTGCCCGTGAAGCCATTCAAGTGCAAG GTGTGCGGCAAGTCTTTCAACAGAATGTACAACCTGCTGGGCCACATGCATCTCCACGCCGGCAGCAAGCCCTTCAAGTGTCCGTACTGCACCAGCAAGTTCAACCTGAAGGGGAACCTCAGCAGGCACATGAAGGTCAAGCACGGAATGGACGTCTCACCGGAAGGACAAG aagttCTTCCAGAAATGGACGGCCAGGGGGAGTATGAAGGACAGAACTTCGGCTTTACCTCACAAGACAATATGGACAATGGCGGCTCCCAGAACCTCACTAAACTCACGACGGCAAACATAGAGGACATGGAGGAGTATTACAATTTCGGGAAGGATACAAGCAGCTACACGACACCGTGA